The genomic window GACGATAAGCGGAGAACCTTCATCTGTCCACACTGTTTTGTAGGCTTCGGCAGATTTCGGAGGTCTTGTTTTTAAAATAATTCCCTGAACGAGAAGGGCCCGGAAAATCCAACGGTAGTCGATCACTCTTTCGTCCATCAAAAATTCGTCTAGATATTCCTTTACATCTTGTACGGCCGTAGATCTGGGAGATCCAAGATTGACTAATAAAATTCCTTTTTTAGAGTTTCGGGATTCGGGATTCGAGGTTTCTTTCTGCAAGATTTTTTCTTTTAAAGGTTTAAAGTTTAAGGTTTAGTGTTTAAAGTTCATGGTCTAAAGTTTTGTGTATTAACATTAAACTTAAAACTCAGAACTCAAAACTTTATCCGTTAACCGCTTCCACTCTTTCCACCAAATCCGGAACGAATTGTTTTAAGATATTTTCGATTCCGTTTTTCAGAGTAGCGGTAGAACTTGGGCAGCCTGAGCACGCTCCCTGAAGAAGCATTTTTGCTGTTTTGTGTTCTTTATCGTATTCCATTAAAGAAATTTTTCCGCCGTCATTTTCTACTGCAGGAGCAACGTATTCGTTTAAGATGTCAGAAATTTTCTGTTCGTCTTCCGTATAATCTCTGTTGATGATTTTCTCAACCGGATTTTCGTGTTTTTGAGACTCAAGGGTTGAAATTTTACCTCCGTTTTGAAGATATTCGGCAATCATCCCACGAACAGCCATCATCACCTGATGCCATTCTACGGAATTATCTCTTGTCACCGCCACAAAATTATCAGAAATAAAAACTTCGGAAGCAAAATCAAATTCCTTGAAAATAGCTTCAGCCAAAGGAACTCCATCAGCAGTTTCTCTGGATTTCACTTCTACAAATCCTTCAAGCAATAGTTTGCTGGAAACAAACTTCATTACATTCGGGTTCGGAGTCATTTCTGCATAGATCTGATACATTTCTTTTTTCTTTTGAAGATAAACTCTTGGGTTGGCCAATAATTCGTCTTCAATTACATTTTTCAGGCTTTCTGCTACATGTTCCCATTCTATTGTATCTTGTTTTGCCACTGCTACAAAATTTGCCGTAATGAAAACTCTTTCTACAAATGGATAATTGAATAGCTCCTGTGCTAAAGGAATTTCTGAAATATCTGAATCTCTGTCCAACTCCAAAGATCCCGGAATCAGGTTGTAATCAGCCACAAATTTCATCACTTTCGGGTTTTCGGTTGGTTCTATAAGTATAGTATGCATTTTTTCGTTAAATTTGAGATACAAAAATACGTATTTAGAATTTAGAAGCTAGATGTTAGAGGTTAGATTTTTGCTATCAGTATCATTTGAAAATCGTGAAGTAAGAATTTAATTTTTAAATCAACTCATTTTCAGTTATCATCAAATTAAAATTTATGGCTTTAATAAAAGAACTTTTAGGAAAAACACCGCAAATCGGTGAAAATACCTTTTTGGCTGAAACGGCAACGATCATCGGAGATGTTACGATGGGAAAAGACTGCAGTATCTGGTATAATGCCGTGATCAGGGGAGATGTTCATTACATCAAAATGGGAGATAAAGTGAATGTTCAGGATAATGCAATGCTGCACTGTACTTATCAAAAGCATCCCTTAAATATTGGAAACAACGTATCTATCGGTCATAATGCGATTGTTCACGGATGTACGATTCTGGATAATGTCCTGATCGGGATGGGAGCCATTGTAATGGATGCCTGCCTTGTGGAAGAGAATTCTATTGTTGGTGCGGGTTCGGTGGTTACTCAGGGAACGCATATCAAGTCCGGAGAAGTTTGGGGCGGAGTTCCTGCGAAGAAAATTAAAGATATTAATGCTCAGTTACTGGAAGGGGAAGTGAACAGAATTGCAGATAATTATGTAAAATATTCTTCATGGTATAAAGAAAATGTGAAGCATGTTGAAGGATAGTTGAAGTCAATGATGAATGTTGCTTTGCAGGTCAATTCACTTTGTTTGTCAATTTTTTATTGAGAGAGAAACCATTCACTTGCGAAGCAAAATTCACCATTCACATATTAAAAAAGCTTTATCAAAGTTGATAAAGCTTTTTTTTAAATCCTTAATGCAAAACTCCTGTGAGTTTAATATGTTTATATGATAATTTACTAGTGTACAAGTTCTGCTTTTCCGTTGACGCATTTGATGGAAGTTGGTGGCTCGATCATCATACAGTCTGACATGATATTGTATTTCTGGTTGAAAGCTTTTACCTTTTCCGTATAATCATTGATTTTCGGAAGAATTGTAGCTTCCAGTTTTTTCGGATAAGCGATGTATAATTGAGGTCCGCCGCAAGATTTTGCACCCATCGGAGCAAAGGTCCATTCATTGATATTGGTACATTTTTCTTTGGAAATTTCAGATTCAATAGATCCTTTTATTTTGTCCAGCTGAGCCTGGTCGTAAGTCTGGCTGTTTTCATCGGCCGGTCTTTCTGCGATATCTTTAGGGAGGTTAGCATTGGCTTTTTTTACCGTATTACACGAAACTAAAGTTAGGCTAATACAAAATACTACGGCAGATATTTGCAGGAATATATTTTTCATAATAATTTTTTTTCTGAGCAATAATTTTCAAAAGTTATGCCAAGATAAAAAATTCAAATTCATTTTCCGTAATTTTGACGACGATGAACAATCATTTTTTTGACTTAATAGAGCATACCAACCGAAGCGTTTTTCTCACGGGGAAAGCGGGAACAGGAAAGACAACCTTTCTTAATGATTTTGTAAAGCGCACACGCAAAAAGCATATTGTAGTGGCTCCCACGGGAATTGCTGCGATCAATGCGGGCGGAGTTACCATTCATTCGATGTTTGGTCTGCCTTTGAGGACTTTTTTACCGACAACAGAAAGAATAGATACCAGTTTGGCCAACAATATTGCCGATCTGATGCCGCATTTCAAATATCGAAAAGACAAACTTAAGCTTTTAAGAGAAGTGGAAATCATTATCATCGATGAGGTTTCCATGCTGCGCGCCGATGTTTTGGATATGATGGATTTTTCGTTAAGATTTATCAGAAGGAATAATCAGCGTTTTGGCGGTGTTCAGATGCTTTTTATTGGGGATTTGTACCAGCTTCCGCCGGTGGTGAGAGATGAGCATATCCTGAAGATGTTTTACAATTCGCCTTTCTTTTTTGATAGTCTTGCGATTAAAGAAATTCCTTTAATTACGATTGAATTAACGAAAGTATACCGTCAGACCGATGAGGAATTCCTGGATATATTAAATGCCATCCGGGATGGAGACATTGCTAATATTGATTTTGAACATTTAAATGAAAGATACGATCCTGATTTTGAAATAGGAAATGAGTCATACGTTTATCTGTGTTCCCACAATAAAATGGCGGATGAGATCAATGTAGAGAAATTGGCGGAAATAAAAGTGGATGCTAAAACCTATGAAGCTAAACTTTTTGGGGAGTTTAAAGAAAATCAGTTTCCGAACGAGCAGTTTTTAGAATTAAAAATCGGAGCTCAGATCATGTTTATCCGAAATGATATTTCAGGAGAAAAGAAATATTTCAACGGAAAACTGGGCGAAATTTCTGCTTTGGACGAAAACGAAATCAAGGTCATTCTCGATGGGAGTGAAAGGGAAATTGTTGTAAAAAGGGAAGTTTGGGAACAGAAAAAATATTTCCTGGATACCGAAAAAAATATTAAGGAAGAGGTTTTGGGAAGCTTCGAACAATTTCCGATAAAGCTGGCGTGGGCGGTAACGATTCATAAAAGTCAGGGTCTTACGTTTGATAAAGTGATCATTGATGCAGGAAAAAGCTTTACGGCAGGTCAGGTTTATGTGGCGTTGTCCCGTTGTAGAACGTTGGAAGGCATTGTTTTAAAATCTAAAATCACTCCCGAGATTATTTTTAAAGATAACAGAATTCTCCATTTCCATTCGGATACGGTGGCCAATGACCATGTTGAAAATATTTTAAATAAAGAAAAATACGATTACAGCATCCGAAAAGTCCTTCGTACGCTAGATTGTGTGTGGTTTTTAAAGGAAGTTGAAGAGTGGAACAAGCTTTCAATAACGACGAAAAGTATTGATGTATTTAAAACAAACCAGCTTTATCAACAATTGAAACCGGAGATTGTCAATCTTGGGAAGATTTTTGAAAAATTGGAAAGGGTAATTTCACAGAAGGTTAATAATTTTATCGAACAAAAGGAAGAATGGTCTGAAATTGAAAGCAAAACAAAAGGCGCGGTTAATTTCTTTTTTACCGAGATCAGAGATAAAGTTTTCAATCCTCTGAAAGAATTTTATGCTGAAATAAAGGGCTCAAAAGGGTTGAAGCAATACAATGAAGAGTTCAGAGTCTGGCTGGAAGATATTGAAGAATATCTGAATAGCTTGAAGGAAATCCATTTGCTGGAAACCAAGCTTCTGGATGAGAAAAATGACAAGGAAGTCAGCATGAAAATTGCAAAAGTCCCTTCGCAGGTTCTTACGTTTCAACTATTCGAACAAGGGAAAACGATTTCTGAGATTGCAATGGAAAGAGGTCTGGTAAAAGAAACGGTGATCGGGCATCTTGCCAAATTCGCTGAACAAGGGCTGCTGGATATTTCCCGAGTGATTACTACGGACAAGATCAAGGCTTTTGAAGAAATATTTTACAAAGATCCGAAAGAAACATTAACGGAGTGGAAAAATGTGCTGCCGAATGATTTTGAGTTTAATGAAATCCGGATTTTGATTAATCATTTTAATTATCAAAAGGAAAAATCGAAATAAAATAAAGAAGGTTTTAATAATTAATGAATTACTAAAACCTTTTTTGTTTCTATTTATTTGAAAAATTTTGGTTGACTCTGTATCCCACGATTTGTATATTTCCATCCTTGTCTTTTTCCAAAGTGAAAGATTCTTCAGTTTTTTCACTGCCTCTTTTCACATCATACACGTAGAAATACTGACTTCGGGCATTCGTTCCTTTTACGATCATGGTTTCCCATTTCACAAGATTATATTCCTGAACAGGACCGATTTTATTGGTGACCTCAAGAAGCTCGTCTAATTTTCCTTTATCCGTAACCGTGAAAAATTTTTCACCAAACAATTTATAAATATCCTCCTTATTATCTCCATATCGCAGTTCCCAGTAAAATTTTTGCGGAATTTTTTCTCCGTCTTTTTTATCGGATTCCCTATCTTTATAAAATTCATTAAAAGAACAGCTTATTAAAATGAAGGAAATAAATAGTAAATAAAATTTTTTCATATTAGTTATTATCTAAGATTATTTTTCTTCTGTTATTATCCCAGTAACTTGCTTCACGACTTTCATTTCTTTGTTCAACCTCGGTATTTTCTATTTCATTAAATCTGCTTTTATCAGTTTCAGCAAATTCAATTATTGTAAAATATTTTTCATCAAGATTATTAAAATCGACTAATTTCAGATATTCATCAATAGAATTTTTATCAATCATAATTTTTCCTCCTCCACACCAATGTCTGTCTTGTCCATTTTTTTTGACACCCGAAACCCAATACTCTTCGCCAGTTTCTACATCAAAATGATTTCCGTAAATGCCGGGATTTTTAAGTTTCTTCAAAGCTTTATTGTTGAAATAAACTGTTTGTCCGGATTTTGAAAATTCCACAAAACCAATCCATGCGGGTCCGTGATGACCGG from Chryseobacterium wanjuense includes these protein-coding regions:
- a CDS encoding NifU family protein, with amino-acid sequence MHTILIEPTENPKVMKFVADYNLIPGSLELDRDSDISEIPLAQELFNYPFVERVFITANFVAVAKQDTIEWEHVAESLKNVIEDELLANPRVYLQKKKEMYQIYAEMTPNPNVMKFVSSKLLLEGFVEVKSRETADGVPLAEAIFKEFDFASEVFISDNFVAVTRDNSVEWHQVMMAVRGMIAEYLQNGGKISTLESQKHENPVEKIINRDYTEDEQKISDILNEYVAPAVENDGGKISLMEYDKEHKTAKMLLQGACSGCPSSTATLKNGIENILKQFVPDLVERVEAVNG
- a CDS encoding gamma carbonic anhydrase family protein, with translation MALIKELLGKTPQIGENTFLAETATIIGDVTMGKDCSIWYNAVIRGDVHYIKMGDKVNVQDNAMLHCTYQKHPLNIGNNVSIGHNAIVHGCTILDNVLIGMGAIVMDACLVEENSIVGAGSVVTQGTHIKSGEVWGGVPAKKIKDINAQLLEGEVNRIADNYVKYSSWYKENVKHVEG
- a CDS encoding helix-turn-helix domain-containing protein codes for the protein MNNHFFDLIEHTNRSVFLTGKAGTGKTTFLNDFVKRTRKKHIVVAPTGIAAINAGGVTIHSMFGLPLRTFLPTTERIDTSLANNIADLMPHFKYRKDKLKLLREVEIIIIDEVSMLRADVLDMMDFSLRFIRRNNQRFGGVQMLFIGDLYQLPPVVRDEHILKMFYNSPFFFDSLAIKEIPLITIELTKVYRQTDEEFLDILNAIRDGDIANIDFEHLNERYDPDFEIGNESYVYLCSHNKMADEINVEKLAEIKVDAKTYEAKLFGEFKENQFPNEQFLELKIGAQIMFIRNDISGEKKYFNGKLGEISALDENEIKVILDGSEREIVVKREVWEQKKYFLDTEKNIKEEVLGSFEQFPIKLAWAVTIHKSQGLTFDKVIIDAGKSFTAGQVYVALSRCRTLEGIVLKSKITPEIIFKDNRILHFHSDTVANDHVENILNKEKYDYSIRKVLRTLDCVWFLKEVEEWNKLSITTKSIDVFKTNQLYQQLKPEIVNLGKIFEKLERVISQKVNNFIEQKEEWSEIESKTKGAVNFFFTEIRDKVFNPLKEFYAEIKGSKGLKQYNEEFRVWLEDIEEYLNSLKEIHLLETKLLDEKNDKEVSMKIAKVPSQVLTFQLFEQGKTISEIAMERGLVKETVIGHLAKFAEQGLLDISRVITTDKIKAFEEIFYKDPKETLTEWKNVLPNDFEFNEIRILINHFNYQKEKSK